A portion of the Spirochaetota bacterium genome contains these proteins:
- the whiG gene encoding RNA polymerase sigma factor WhiG — protein sequence MANKKFQEFDAIDEDELWKRFAKTHDQAIRDYFVVKYAPLVKYVAGKIAMGMPSSIEFDDLVSYGVFGLIDAITKFDPERGIKFKTYAMTRIRGAIFDELRSIDWIPRSIRQKAKQIEQAIADLENKLGRTVEDEEIAKELGITVEEFQSLLNKLSGTAMLSLNDIWYVGDENDELSILETLEAPDTLNPDVMIEKEEIRDYIVDAIKKLPDKEKKVIVLYYYEDLTLKEIGEVLEVTESRVSQLHTKAIMRLRGRLGRIKSNIVG from the coding sequence ATGGCAAATAAAAAATTTCAGGAATTTGATGCAATTGATGAAGATGAACTGTGGAAGCGCTTTGCCAAAACACATGATCAGGCAATAAGAGACTATTTTGTTGTGAAGTATGCTCCGTTGGTTAAGTATGTTGCAGGCAAAATTGCTATGGGAATGCCCAGTTCAATTGAGTTTGATGATCTTGTTTCATATGGTGTGTTTGGCTTGATTGATGCAATAACAAAATTTGATCCAGAAAGGGGTATCAAATTCAAAACATATGCCATGACCAGAATACGAGGTGCTATTTTTGATGAACTTCGTTCTATAGACTGGATACCACGTTCAATACGGCAGAAAGCAAAACAGATAGAACAGGCAATTGCAGACCTGGAAAACAAGTTGGGAAGAACAGTTGAAGATGAAGAGATAGCAAAGGAATTGGGGATAACTGTTGAGGAATTTCAATCGCTGCTTAATAAACTTAGTGGCACTGCTATGTTATCATTGAATGATATATGGTATGTTGGGGATGAAAATGATGAACTGTCAATACTTGAAACTCTAGAAGCTCCGGATACATTGAATCCTGATGTTATGATTGAAAAAGAAGAAATTCGAGATTATATTGTAGATGCAATAAAGAAATTGCCGGATAAAGAAAAGAAAGTTATCGTTCTCTATTATTATGAAGACCTGACATTAAAGGAAATAGGTGAAGTATTAGAAGTTACTGAAAGCAGAGTATCACAATTACATACAAAGGCAATCATGCGGCTGAGGGGCCGGTTAGGTAGGATTAAATCTAATATAGTTGGATAA
- a CDS encoding FapA family protein has protein sequence MKNLKDLMKTIQDDESSENEIEVYADSVKQALELAAGELGVDISELDYQILEKGTSGFMGIGRQPYRVLVRPIITEKEEEEDFTEIEQKLHSMPDVDLRVKDIPKNVDGSAKIRVTKTGIWLTITPPKGNGRRVDVSDVSNKIYALRIQNADMVKVEKEVRKPSGKPVKIGDWIPNPEYDGTMTVEVTDDEMKAFVHFVPPRFCGRHMDVDDVIEALKRAGVVTGIKEERIAEYLDRMDYSQPLLAAEGTPPRHGRDAYIDYKVRIDKSGVQLEEDEKGRVDFKDLDLIENVVVGQVLAVKVPAEEGVPGRTVTNRIIPARSGKDIQIKYGKGTILSQDGTELTAEINGQVVYQNGKLSVEPVYIVKGDVSTETGDVVFLGSVIVSGSVQDNFTVKAAGNIEIKGTVQKANLEAEGDIIIRQGIMGREGARIESTGGSIIAKFIQTATVVAEKDVIVAEGIVHSNVDAGNRIICNGRRARIVGGLIRAGEEVNSKYVGSDSFTKTIVRVGMNPKVLQQLTELEENKRSISEEFDKVRKDVTTLTVQKNNAGGHLPKDREELLGKLIVQKQKLEQRLNEINLSLEELKAYLNMLEQKGKVCVEKTIFPGVEIYIKDKRFNVKDPYNYVKFALEGADIRLSEYEPPDLGEAQKLMIRRRR, from the coding sequence ATGAAAAATTTAAAAGATTTGATGAAAACTATACAGGATGATGAATCATCCGAAAATGAAATAGAAGTGTATGCTGATTCAGTGAAACAGGCATTAGAATTAGCTGCTGGTGAACTGGGAGTTGATATTTCTGAACTTGATTATCAGATTCTGGAAAAAGGCACTTCAGGTTTTATGGGTATTGGAAGACAACCTTACCGGGTATTGGTACGACCAATAATTACTGAGAAAGAAGAAGAGGAAGATTTTACAGAAATAGAACAAAAACTTCATTCAATGCCTGATGTTGACCTCCGAGTAAAAGATATTCCTAAAAATGTTGATGGTTCGGCAAAAATACGGGTAACAAAAACAGGAATCTGGCTGACAATAACCCCACCAAAAGGGAATGGAAGGCGTGTTGACGTATCTGATGTTTCCAATAAAATCTATGCTTTACGCATTCAGAATGCTGATATGGTTAAGGTTGAAAAGGAAGTCCGTAAACCATCTGGTAAACCTGTTAAAATAGGTGATTGGATACCTAATCCTGAATATGATGGCACAATGACTGTTGAGGTTACTGATGATGAAATGAAGGCATTTGTACATTTTGTACCTCCACGGTTTTGCGGAAGACATATGGATGTTGATGATGTTATTGAAGCATTAAAGCGTGCAGGTGTTGTTACTGGTATTAAAGAGGAAAGAATTGCAGAATATTTAGATAGGATGGATTATAGTCAGCCGCTCCTTGCTGCAGAAGGTACTCCACCCAGGCATGGGCGAGATGCCTATATTGACTATAAAGTCAGAATTGATAAGAGTGGAGTTCAATTAGAAGAGGATGAAAAGGGTAGGGTTGACTTTAAGGATCTGGATTTGATTGAAAATGTTGTGGTTGGGCAAGTGCTGGCTGTAAAAGTTCCTGCTGAGGAAGGGGTTCCAGGAAGAACGGTTACTAACAGGATTATTCCTGCTCGTTCGGGTAAAGATATACAGATCAAGTATGGGAAGGGTACTATTCTGTCGCAGGATGGTACTGAATTAACTGCTGAAATAAATGGGCAGGTTGTTTACCAAAATGGGAAGCTCAGTGTTGAGCCGGTATATATTGTTAAAGGAGATGTTTCAACAGAAACAGGTGATGTAGTCTTTCTGGGCTCAGTTATTGTTAGTGGTAGTGTGCAGGATAATTTTACTGTAAAAGCTGCAGGCAATATTGAGATTAAAGGTACGGTACAAAAAGCTAATCTTGAGGCGGAAGGTGATATAATTATCCGTCAGGGTATTATGGGAAGAGAAGGTGCACGGATAGAATCCACCGGTGGTTCTATTATTGCTAAATTTATACAGACAGCAACAGTTGTTGCTGAAAAAGATGTTATAGTTGCAGAAGGTATAGTCCATTCAAATGTTGATGCAGGCAACAGGATCATCTGCAATGGAAGAAGAGCACGTATCGTTGGAGGTTTAATCAGAGCAGGTGAAGAGGTAAATTCCAAATACGTTGGATCTGACTCATTTACCAAAACAATAGTCCGTGTTGGTATGAATCCAAAAGTACTTCAACAGCTAACTGAACTGGAAGAAAACAAAAGGTCTATATCTGAAGAATTTGATAAGGTCAGGAAAGATGTAACAACTCTCACTGTACAAAAAAATAATGCTGGTGGGCATTTACCAAAAGATAGAGAAGAGTTATTAGGTAAGCTAATTGTTCAAAAGCAGAAATTGGAACAGCGGCTAAATGAAATTAACCTGTCATTAGAAGAATTGAAAGCATATCTTAATATGTTAGAACAAAAAGGCAAAGTATGTGTTGAAAAAACCATATTTCCTGGTGTGGAGATATATATAAAAGATAAACGTTTTAACGTGAAAGATCCTTACAATTATGTTAAATTTGCTTTAGAGGGGGCTGATATCAGATTATCTGAGTATGAACCGCCGGATCTGGGCGAAGCACAAAAATTAATGATAAGGAGGAGGAGATAA
- a CDS encoding MinD/ParA family protein: MDQAANLRRLVIQNNAARRTKTIAITSGKGGVGKTSVAVSLAIALAKRNYSVTLLDADLGLANVNVVLGIIPKYNLYHVIKGKKKLEEIIIDVPEGIKIIAGASGFHQLANLDVKQREYFIKALSELNDDDYMIIDTGAGISQNVLSFLVASDEVIVVTTPEPTAITDAYGTIKAIAANDPDKTVKLLVNRAQTVTEAKKVAQRVINIAGQFLNIKVDNLGFIFDDMYVAKSIRNQKPFIVSYPKSKASTCIEIIADRIANIESDTDKGTGMLSFFRRFFGHYESENEDDSLQ, from the coding sequence TTGGATCAGGCTGCAAATTTAAGGCGGTTGGTAATACAAAACAATGCTGCACGCAGAACTAAAACTATAGCCATTACCAGCGGTAAAGGTGGAGTGGGCAAAACAAGTGTAGCTGTCAGCCTTGCTATAGCACTTGCTAAACGTAATTATTCTGTTACATTGTTAGATGCTGACTTGGGCCTGGCTAATGTTAATGTTGTATTGGGTATAATACCAAAATACAATCTTTACCATGTCATAAAAGGAAAGAAGAAATTGGAGGAGATAATTATTGATGTTCCTGAAGGAATAAAGATAATTGCAGGTGCTTCAGGGTTTCATCAGCTTGCAAATTTGGATGTTAAGCAACGGGAATATTTTATCAAGGCACTATCGGAACTGAATGACGATGATTATATGATTATTGATACCGGGGCTGGTATTTCACAGAATGTTCTGAGTTTTTTGGTTGCTTCTGATGAAGTGATAGTTGTTACCACACCAGAGCCAACGGCCATTACCGATGCATATGGTACTATCAAAGCCATTGCAGCTAATGACCCTGATAAAACAGTTAAGCTTCTGGTAAACAGGGCACAAACAGTAACCGAGGCAAAAAAAGTAGCTCAGAGGGTTATCAATATTGCAGGACAGTTTTTAAATATTAAAGTTGATAATTTGGGGTTTATCTTTGATGACATGTATGTTGCAAAGTCAATACGAAATCAGAAGCCGTTTATAGTGAGCTATCCTAAATCAAAAGCTTCAACCTGTATAGAAATTATAGCTGACAGGATTGCAAATATTGAATCGGATACTGATAAAGGCACAGGAATGTTAAGCTTCTTTAGAAGATTTTTTGGGCATTATGAGTCTGAAAATGAGGATGATTCACTACAATAG
- the flhF gene encoding flagellar biosynthesis protein FlhF has product MRYVKIKARTYNEAMMKLKMEHGDDAIPISHKNVKEGGLFNTGLFARDFVELTAAIPDVKPAKLKPKKNIDLTVGTNDNVNELLKQVIEKPENEPHKKPHAGLEQLLTQSILQSKTQQEEVKPVVKTVEEPKVETTDSSYIKLEKEFNELKALLKNLVDTKQERLSSDICIDSGDMYFKPFKEILRKNDMDDEECTMLLDEVKRNVSSEDMKDKYKIEKTLRELIKSRIVVSGPIDRGKRKKVLMFVGPTGVGKTTTMAKLGAILSLRQGLKVSFITIDNYRIAATEQLKKYAEIMRIPIHVVTDPAEFKEIVENEKADIIMVDTSGRSHRNDLKIAEIKNFADNCTCEIVKILCVSANTKRSDLADVFKAYDILHIDNVIITKVDETSYIGNVISVADKYNKPISYITNGQEVPNDIAIAEPDMMVNMILESTMR; this is encoded by the coding sequence ATGAGGTACGTAAAAATTAAAGCACGCACCTATAATGAAGCAATGATGAAACTCAAGATGGAGCATGGTGACGATGCTATACCTATCAGCCATAAAAATGTTAAAGAAGGCGGTTTGTTTAATACTGGGTTATTTGCACGGGATTTTGTTGAGTTAACTGCTGCAATACCAGATGTCAAACCTGCAAAATTAAAGCCAAAGAAGAACATTGATTTAACTGTTGGAACCAATGATAATGTAAACGAACTTTTAAAACAGGTTATAGAAAAACCTGAAAATGAGCCACATAAAAAACCACATGCAGGGCTTGAGCAACTTTTAACTCAGAGCATACTGCAATCAAAAACCCAACAGGAAGAGGTTAAGCCTGTTGTGAAGACGGTTGAAGAACCCAAAGTTGAAACAACTGATTCTTCATACATAAAATTGGAAAAGGAATTCAATGAATTAAAAGCTTTGCTTAAAAATCTTGTTGATACAAAGCAAGAAAGACTGTCTTCAGATATATGCATTGATAGTGGCGATATGTATTTTAAACCATTTAAAGAAATTTTGCGGAAAAATGATATGGATGATGAAGAATGCACCATGCTTTTAGATGAAGTAAAACGCAATGTAAGCAGTGAAGATATGAAAGATAAATATAAAATTGAAAAAACATTGCGTGAACTCATTAAAAGCAGGATAGTGGTAAGTGGGCCTATTGACAGGGGCAAACGCAAAAAAGTGTTAATGTTTGTTGGCCCAACAGGAGTAGGTAAAACAACAACGATGGCAAAATTGGGTGCTATACTGTCTTTGCGGCAGGGTTTAAAGGTGTCATTTATTACCATTGATAATTACCGAATTGCAGCAACCGAGCAGCTTAAAAAATATGCTGAAATAATGCGAATACCAATTCATGTTGTTACCGATCCGGCAGAATTTAAAGAAATAGTTGAAAATGAAAAAGCTGACATTATAATGGTAGATACTTCAGGAAGAAGCCATAGAAATGATCTTAAAATTGCTGAGATAAAAAACTTTGCTGATAATTGTACCTGTGAGATTGTAAAGATACTGTGTGTAAGTGCCAACACAAAACGCAGTGATCTGGCTGATGTATTCAAAGCGTATGATATTCTACATATTGACAATGTAATAATTACTAAGGTTGATGAAACTTCATATATTGGAAATGTCATTTCAGTAGCCGATAAATATAATAAGCCCATATCATATATCACTAACGGGCAGGAAGTTCCCAATGATATAGCAATTGCTGAACCTGATATGATGGTGAATATGATACTGGAATCAACAATGCGTTAA